One Pyrus communis chromosome 4, drPyrComm1.1, whole genome shotgun sequence genomic region harbors:
- the LOC137732285 gene encoding uncharacterized protein isoform X1 → MASASTFVFALLAIFSIVVAIRPVTADPLGNLLAPIFSPILDDVCKEVECGKGTCKPSSNSTFFFECECEPGWKQTSNNTHHFKFLPCVIPNCNLDFSCTKAPAPVSDQASKANESSIFDPCFWSYCGGGSCNKTSKFTYNCKCDEGYDNLLNVTTLPCFEECAIGMTCANLGISMSNKSTTSPPALSDNGKNQGSSMVQVNSAALVILMMFAALVHWK, encoded by the exons ATGGCTTCTGCTTCCACCTTTGTCTTTGCATTGCTTGCCATATTTTCCATCGTTGTGGCTATTCGACCAGTCACTGCCGATCCACTAGGCAACCTACTGGCTCCTATCTTCTCTCCAATattgg ATGATGTGTGCAAAGAAGTAGAATGTGGAAAAGGGACTTGCAAGCCATCAAGCAATAGCACTTTCTTTTTTGAATGTGAATGTGAGCCTGGTTGGAAGCAGACTTCTAACAACACTCATCACTTCAAGTTCCTCCCTTGCGTGATTCCCAATT GTAACCTGGATTTTTCCTGCACGAAAGCTCCAGCCCCTGTTTCAGATCAAGCGAGCAAAGCCAATGAGTCATCAATCTTTGATC CTTGCTTCTGGTCGTATTGTGGAGGCGGCTCGTGCAACAAGACATCAAAATTCACATACAACTGCAAATGTGATGAGGGTTATGATAATCTTCTCAATGTCACTACCCTTCCTTGCTTTGAAGAAT GTGCAATTGGAATGACCTGTGCAAACCTTGGGATTTCCATGTCGAATAAATCTACTACTTCGCCACCGGCTTTGTCTGACAACGGTAAGAATCAAG GTAGCTCGATGGTCCAAGTGAACTCTGCTGCATTGGTGATCCTCATGATGTTTGCTGCTTTGGTTCATTGGAAATAA
- the LOC137732285 gene encoding uncharacterized protein isoform X2: MASASTFVFALLAIFSIVVAIRPVTADPLGNLLAPIFSPILDDVCKEVECGKGTCKPSSNSTFFFECECEPGWKQTSNNTHHFKFLPCVIPNCNLDFSCTKAPAPVSDQASKANESSIFDPCFWSYCGGGSCNKTSKFTYNCKCDEGYDNLLNVTTLPCFEECAIGMTCANLGISMSNKSTTSPPALSDNGSSMVQVNSAALVILMMFAALVHWK, translated from the exons ATGGCTTCTGCTTCCACCTTTGTCTTTGCATTGCTTGCCATATTTTCCATCGTTGTGGCTATTCGACCAGTCACTGCCGATCCACTAGGCAACCTACTGGCTCCTATCTTCTCTCCAATattgg ATGATGTGTGCAAAGAAGTAGAATGTGGAAAAGGGACTTGCAAGCCATCAAGCAATAGCACTTTCTTTTTTGAATGTGAATGTGAGCCTGGTTGGAAGCAGACTTCTAACAACACTCATCACTTCAAGTTCCTCCCTTGCGTGATTCCCAATT GTAACCTGGATTTTTCCTGCACGAAAGCTCCAGCCCCTGTTTCAGATCAAGCGAGCAAAGCCAATGAGTCATCAATCTTTGATC CTTGCTTCTGGTCGTATTGTGGAGGCGGCTCGTGCAACAAGACATCAAAATTCACATACAACTGCAAATGTGATGAGGGTTATGATAATCTTCTCAATGTCACTACCCTTCCTTGCTTTGAAGAAT GTGCAATTGGAATGACCTGTGCAAACCTTGGGATTTCCATGTCGAATAAATCTACTACTTCGCCACCGGCTTTGTCTGACAACG GTAGCTCGATGGTCCAAGTGAACTCTGCTGCATTGGTGATCCTCATGATGTTTGCTGCTTTGGTTCATTGGAAATAA